The DNA window GCTGGGTTACAGTGTATCATCTTATGCCAGCGCATTGGGTTAATTGGGACCAAACCAGATACATTTGTAGCAAAAAAATGCCTCGATTAGGGGGCCCTAAGATGTGAGATCATGTGAACAGACCACCTGTGGGGCTTTCATTGCCATTTCAATATCATTCATGTCAAGGCCCCTGCACTCGCTGACACAGCTTGAGCCGAGGGAGAAGATGTTTCAATTCAGcctctgctgaaaaaaaaaaaccaaacacaagacGCAGGGGCTCTGGCAGGTTTCAGCGCTGACAAACTCAGAAAGGCGAGGGGTTCCAAAATGCTCTTTCAATTGTAGGACGTCAAAGCATCCAAATGGGGACGTTTAGAGGGAACCTTGGCACATCAGACAGACACTCCTAATACACACCACCTTTATACTAGgctgttaaaaaagaaagatcaAAGTTTCTGCAGATGAAAAGGGTCTGTTCCCTGCATTTATACCCCCATTCACCCACCTCCTCTTTTACTAAATTAAGAAAGCGGGCTTCGGCAGGCATGTGAAGAGGACTTCAACAATTATGGAGATGCTCCAACTCAACCCCTGCCTCTAATTACCGTTCTATGATGGTTAAAAGGGCTTCCTTTTTAGCCAGGACGCTCAAAAACTGCTATTCCTGCTGCCATCCTCAACACGGTGACCACAAGGGAACCACAAAATATGCCTGCACATGCTTGAAAACTGAACAGCTTCCTTTGCATGGGAAAACACTGCAAAGTTACACAGAAGTTGAGATTTATCAAAGGTTTTATTGTCAAAATAAAGTTCATATTTGCTTTCTCACAAACAGAGACATCTACACTTTGTACAAATTTACAATAGCTTATAAAGTTTTCTTTTATACACaaatgtacatgtttttttttttgttttacataacttttatataaatacatttgtaattACAAAATGAACGACCCGTAAAACACTTGGGCACTATTAAGGCTTAATTTAAACCATCTTTGATGTGATTGAATTATACAATGTTATCTGGCACTATGCAAATGAAATGGCAATAACAACCCAAATGCTCTTTGTGTGAAGCTAGTTAGGAACAAACCGGTCTCTCTGCCTACAACAAGTAATGCCCAGGTTGCGTAAAAAGCTACAGTCTGTACCTCTAATACATATAAACAGGGAGGAATTAACCTGTGTGAATGTCAGGTACATTGTTTCAACCAGCTCTCCCCACAGAGGTGTGTGGATGTTTGGGAGAATGGGGGGGAGGGCACCTCAGCAGCAGTTCATTACTATGCAAATTGCCTAAGACAGGGAGTGATGGGTTATCTCCCAAACAATTAGCAGTTCCCAtaagctgctttttttttctctcattcaaACCTGGGACAATGGCATCTGCTTGGGGCAAGACACTGAGCTGGCCGTTCCTGACCTCCACGTTAGTCCTGTGCTCACGTCGCTGTACATGGAGCCACTGGTGCCTTTACTGCCCCAGCAGCACCTGGTGCAAAAAGTCCTCCAGGAGTCCAAAGTTTTACCAGACCAGATCCACACTCCGGACGTGATGCCCACCAGAAGGCACATAAAGTACTTTAACATAAAAACGGCATAGTCCGGACTCCTGCGGTCCCTCTCTAACAAACAGTTGGAGCAGTTGTGTGTGATCTCCCAGCTCTGCCTGTTGTGCTGCTCATAAAAGTAACAGGAGACTATGATAGTGGCTGGCACCGTGTAGAGCACTGTGAAGATGCCTATTCGAATCATCAGCTTCTCTAGTTTGTCAGTTTTGGTGCCACCTTGTTTGATGACGCTGCGGATCCTGAACAGGGACACAAATCCGGCCAGGAGGAACATAGTGcctatgaataaataaatcaccaAAGGGGCTAAAACAAAGCCCCGCAGGTTGTCCAGGTTCTGGTTCCCCACGTAGCAGATGCCAGCCACCGAGTCTCCGTCCACGGAGCTCAGAGCCAGGACGGCAATGGACTTCATGCTGGGGATGAGCCAGGCGGCCAGGTGGAAGTACTGGGAGTAACTGGCGATCGCCTCGTTGCCCCACTTCATCCCGGCTGCGAGGAACCAGGTCAGAGACAGGATGACCCACCAGATTGAGCTGGCCATGCCGAAAAAGTAAATAAGgaggaagaccacagtgcagaGTGCGGGGCCGGTGGTCTCATAGTGGATGTGCTCCACATCGAACTCCCGGTTGCACGCCACGTTCTCGTGCCCGGCGATCAGTCTGACAATGTAGCCGGCTGACACAAACATGTAACAAGCTGAGAGGAAGATGATTGGTCTCTCTGGATACTTAAACCGCTCCATGTCGATGAGGAAAGTGGCGACCGTGGCAAAAGTTGACACGAAGCACAACACGGACCAAAGTCCTATCCAAAAGGCGGTGAATGCTCTCTCGTCGTGCGTAAAATAAGGGTTGTGGCACGGCATGGCGCAGTTCGTGATCTGACCCGTTTTGACACGGTTATAGAGTGGGTGACGGTCCGTGTTCACCGGCACCATAGGCTCCAAACACTTGCACCCCGGCTCACATGGGGCGGCAGGCGGCTTGTATTTCCCAGGCGCGCCGGGTCGGCTGGGCTTATTTTTAGGTGGATTGTTACCCTTACCGGGATGGTTGGTGGGTTtggagaggacaggagagacTGTAGTGGAGTCGGTTCTGTTGTAGTCCATGCACAGAGTGTCTGGGTTGCCTTGCACCGGCAGCAGGTCGCATTTCATCCTGTCCGGCCAGGGGAAGCCGTACTGCCTCATGAGAGGCGCACAGCCAGCCCgggctctctcacacacgctcCGGCACGGCGGGAGAGGTTTCTTATAGTCCTCCAGGCAGATCGGGGTGTACATGCTGCACAAGAAGAACTTCAGGTCAGGTGAACACTGAATCTCAACCAGAGGCCAGAACTGGTGCACCTCCAGTCCAGCCTCGTCCTGCGTGTCGTGGTTAAACTGGTTAGGCATGTAGGTGTAGTTGTAGCCGACCCCCTTACACAGAGGCACGGCTATCTCCTGGCAGGTGATCTCCTTGGCCGTGGTGCAGCTGGATCGGGGCAGGAGAGCGAGTGAGAGGAGCAGGTAAATCCCAAACAGGTCCATCCCTCCGGCGCGTTGTATCCCCCTTCTTCTGCTCTGGTAACAACAGCAATAAATCCTCTCAGCCGTCTGCTTTTGCCTCTGGTCCGGTTAGATGTTGCGCAGCGAGCCCATCTCGCTTCTCTCAGGATCTTGCACGGAGTTGCAAGCGATGGGCAAGCCGTGTTTACTTtcagctgaggaggaggaggaggagagaaaacagGCTTCAGGGCGGCGAGCAGCAAGTCAAGATGGCTGAGAGGAGAATCCACCTTCTTCTGGAAACAGCTTTCAGTATCCTCAGACAATatgttattaaaaacaaaaacaaatgcgaCTGTCCGATCGCTACAAACGGAAAAATGTGGGCCTGGTTTCTTTTCTTCAAAACACAGCGACTACATTCAGTCGGCTCGTCCCACCTTAGTCCTGGTTCCCATACAAATCAACGGCTTGGAGACGAAGCTATGCCAATATATACCAGAGCCTGACAGGCGACACCCCCAAAAGCCGCTCCTCCAATCACAGAGCGACAGGGGCGGTGCTTTCCATCAGTCAATCAAGTGTTTTACCTCAAGATGTTTTGTTATATGGCTCATGACCACACTAGTTTCACCAGTGTCTGTGGCGCCGGGATACGGGATGCTGATGTGTTTGATAATGTAGGAAACGATGGAGCATCATCTGACAACCAGCTGATGATGACCACTAGATCAAACTACCACATATTGAGACAAATAAGTAGGCTTCTTCTTTCAAAAATACCCAATCTTTATAAAAGTGCAGATTATAGGCAACGTGTTTATGAAATGATGTCTAGCCCAGAGCCATGTCTGGTCTAAAATAAACTATAATAACCGTGTAATGAATCCCCCGCCAAAACCTATTTCATATAGCAAAACTATCCTTTTAAACATTCTAATCATACTAATATAAAGTAATTATAAAGACGCTATGAAGTACACCAGACGCGCTCTTAGTAGGAATAATAAGATACTGTTTTCACAAGCTTGCTCATTGACTGAACTCACCTTTCACCGTCATGTAACTTCCTTTACAACTCAACTTTGTCACAACAACATGCACACCAGGCAGAGCGAGGATGCGTCTagatgattgtgtgtgtgtgtgtgtgtgtgtgtgtgtgtgagtgagagagagagagagagagagagggaacggTTTGGTAAATTGGCTAATTTGCGCATGATAAGACTACCCAGGGAGCTGTCTGTCCTCGTGAaaagctgttttattttttaaatgaggtGCTAATGTTTCGTTTAACGCTGGCATAGAGCTCCGCGGGAGGCGTAATTGCGCGAGGCAAAGACCAAGCAGCAGAGCACACCGAGACAGTGGCAGAGCACTCCTATCAGTGCTAACATGCTTACCCAGTGTGCCTGCGGATCTCGGTAGTTATTTGACAGTAATCTTATTGTAGTAAATGTGTTTTATgctattttttaatttgtctgaTATACAGTGTGCTTTGTATTAACCTTATGGCATTCTTATCTCCTGTATATACTGACATGATCATACTTTACGCATGCGTGTATACTTTTATACAGTGAtatttgcagtggtggaaagtaaataAGTGCATTTTCTCAAGTTGAAGTGCAATTGTGAGGAACATGTACTTCAATTTCTCTGTTTTCTGGttctttatacttttactccactgtaTTTTAGAAGGATCTACTGTACTTTTTTATCCCACTCTTCAtcttactttacagattaaatttcacatacaaaaacatgcaCTGCTACACATTAAATTGCTCACTTTTACTACCTACACAACTTAAAGACATAATAATCAGTAATGGAAATGTAATAATAGTACATAATATAACTGAGGGGACATTCTGCTGCATAATGAGCACATTTACTCACTGGTCATTGTAGATGAAAACTGGCATCCTGGCTGACAGTTATGTGTATTAAAATGCACATTCTCTGAGAAAATAAACTGAGTGATAATTTATCTGGTGTCCCATATGTTACACCCAATACTTAAGTGCCTTAGAACTTGTAggctaaaatgtttttaaaacaccTTTTAAAATATTGCACATATGGAATGAATGCTTATTAGTTCATCTTAGAATGAATTACTGACACTTCATACTGATACATTAAACAATGATCTTTGTCTGTGATGTTAAAAAGCTGTTTTTTGCAGACCTTAAACACTCAATAAACTCCTAAAGGATGTATAATTGATATTTTATTGTTGTGACAATCATTATTATCATTCTCACCGTTCAAGAATGCTAAATCATGCAGCGTCTGCTAAAACAGGGCCTGAGAAGCCAACCATGTGATCAGCACATTTGTTCGAAACTCGATCTTCATTTCACCAACAAGAGGGATGTGTTTTTCAATAGACATTTTGTCCTCTGCTGTGCACACActtgcatgcacatacacacagtttaTGCAGAGTTTGGGTGTTAGGAGGCCAGTGTGTGGTCgcaaagtgttaaaaaaaagcatctttCACCCTGTTTCCCATCCCAGAATAATGCATCATTGTGTGCAGGAACCAGGGTGTGCTGGTGTAGGAGTTTAAGTTATagttgtattgtatttggagTGGAGCCAAGTCTTTATCATGTGAGGcagcttttcttttctattttaccCACAGAACGAATGAAATAACCTGCAGTGAACTGAGCATCAGGAGAACACAGATTAAATGACTCACCGGTGTGAGATAACAAGGAAGGAGCTCTGGTAATGGCTGTTTGCTTTTAAATTGGGAAACAAGAGTTCGGCTAGCCAGTGCCATGGAGTCAAGTGAGTGTATGTTTGTGCACACGATGGATGGTGTGATATTTTCTCAATAATTAACCCAGGTGTTTGGGATGAGTGAAAAAGGACACATAATAAAAAGGGAGTGAGGGTGAAGGTGCCGGTCACAGTGTCGGAGATTGATGGAGGGAGCAGAGCGAGGGTAGACGAGGGAAAGAGAGGTCTGTTCTGTATAGAGATAATGATTTACTCTGAGGAAATCCACCCATCTCCTGTTTGTAACGCAGAGCTGCACGCTGTGAGAAATGATCTCCCCACACCAAAGCCTTAAAGAAACACTGTGTGACCAATGAATACAATCCAGAATCACATCAAGATCCAAAGTTAATGTGTTCAATTCAAAGCCCCATTCCGTCGTGTCAGAATAAAGTGCTCCCACTGAAGAAAAAGGAAGCCCATCAAGTGTGATTGCTTGCCAGATCCTGGACTTACCTCAGCGATGGTGAGACAGACATATGCTAATGCAACTTTATCTTGTAAAGGAAAGCCTCGAGGAGATTTAGCCAATCTGCTGGACACAATTCCAAGAGCCTCGGTGGCATTTAGCGGGCTCGCGCTAACCCGGGGCTGCTTGTTAAGACTTCATTAGCTGTGTTTGCTCAGGCCTCTTCTCTCCAAAGAGGTGGAGGAGGGCTCCCCAGGCTCCAGCCTTAGCCCCACTATAGACACTCCATATGGGGCTTGTTTGCTCACGGCTGGCTTGGTAATCACTTTCAGGTGGAGCTGGATGAGACGGAGCAAGGCTGAGGGGATTTTGGGGTGAGCTGGAAACCTCCCACCCCCCTCCCTAGCCCCAGCCCCCGCTGGCAACCTCCTTTTCCACCAGGGTAGTCCTGAGGTGACAGAGTGTGGAGCATGTACCCTGTGAATTAGCTCACCTAGGGTCCATTACCTTAACAAACACAGCCAGCCCCTCCAATCAGCCTACTGCTGGGAGGACAGGCGGCCCCTGTAAATCCTTCCTCACTGccactgtccctctctctgagaCAGGGAGgacttgtgggtgtgtgtgtgtgtgtgtgtgtgtgtctgcatgtagaGTAAAGCGTGATTCatgcttctgtgttaaatctacgccgtggctacatACATAAGTATgtggagacacggaccctaTGCTGTAGCCTGaggtgcacctctcgaaaaatgttaCTACACGTTGCAGCGATGCACGTCGCTCGGccatggcttggtagcgttgcatttccccctactcatttccagattctccttctccataaacaataTGAAATTAACTGCTACATCCGCTACAGATTCCCCACTGTgctcagaaagcacagggagacgctttgtttctcccactatgtCTCTAGAGTCGGTATTCCCTCCAAAGCTAatcgccatcactctctcactcgctctaccacagcgcaccacacacacacacacacacacacacgtcagtcCTGCTATTCTATTAAAGAGATCGACGGACACACCAAcgcaagtataaacttcaggccacttatgtagactacggcgaaagctctgcgtgcagcctccgcagaagcataaatcacgcttaagaaCACATCTACATCTTTATTTTGCTACGTTTGCGCCTCACGTCCACAATACTTCTGCATTTCC is part of the Sander vitreus isolate 19-12246 chromosome 22, sanVit1, whole genome shotgun sequence genome and encodes:
- the fzd8a gene encoding frizzled-8a, coding for MDLFGIYLLLSLALLPRSSCTTAKEITCQEIAVPLCKGVGYNYTYMPNQFNHDTQDEAGLEVHQFWPLVEIQCSPDLKFFLCSMYTPICLEDYKKPLPPCRSVCERARAGCAPLMRQYGFPWPDRMKCDLLPVQGNPDTLCMDYNRTDSTTVSPVLSKPTNHPGKGNNPPKNKPSRPGAPGKYKPPAAPCEPGCKCLEPMVPVNTDRHPLYNRVKTGQITNCAMPCHNPYFTHDERAFTAFWIGLWSVLCFVSTFATVATFLIDMERFKYPERPIIFLSACYMFVSAGYIVRLIAGHENVACNREFDVEHIHYETTGPALCTVVFLLIYFFGMASSIWWVILSLTWFLAAGMKWGNEAIASYSQYFHLAAWLIPSMKSIAVLALSSVDGDSVAGICYVGNQNLDNLRGFVLAPLVIYLFIGTMFLLAGFVSLFRIRSVIKQGGTKTDKLEKLMIRIGIFTVLYTVPATIIVSCYFYEQHNRQSWEITHNCSNCLLERDRRSPDYAVFMLKYFMCLLVGITSGVWIWSGKTLDSWRTFCTRCCWGSKGTSGSMYSDVSTGLTWRSGTASSVSCPKQMPLSQV